GGTGAAGGCAAATGATTCCTCAAGGTTGGTAAATATGCTTTTTCCAAATTTCTGTGTTTTCACAGCACTAGGAGCAAGAGAAACCTGATCTACAGTTGGTGGACCAAGATCTAGTTCTTCAATTGCGTGCTGCAAGTCTTCCAAACCAAGACTAATAAGTAATGTAAGTGCTGATCCTTTATATAAGTCATTAGGACCCCTATGATTTGTATGTTGTCCAGTTGGTGTAAACCTTGATTGAGGCTTGCTTGTAAGATGTCCACCAGGCAGTATTATTATGCATTATATACACTCCCTGTgagattttattttatattttcgaAAACACGGCAAGAGCATGGCCAAATTATATAAGAAGGAGACCCGGAACAAACTCTCATGTCTGGTGTTTAGGACAATCAGTATATTTATATTGAAAATTAAACCACCTCAGTTTCGTTGGTGCCATAATATTCCACACATATTGTAAAACACCATTTAATCTATTTTCATGCTTATTACGTGTAATGAATTGTCCTATGTACTCGAGAAGAAAATCCTTTTTTTGGAATAAACTATCTGGCTCATGATCATGACAATTTTGATGAAGAACGAAATGAGATGTGTGAGGAGGACACTAGTCATCCGACTAGTCGGAGCAAGTGGAGACTACACTCTCATCTCATGAATACTATAGGAAGGAACGATAAAAGGTACACCGTGGAACATctcaacaaaacattagaaTCACAAAGAAAAAACTTGCAACATCTAGTTATTGCTTTGGGAACTACACAAAATACCATGGAACAAGTGGTACGGCCTCACCAAAAATTACAATATACGATGGAACAAATGAAAAGGCTAAGAAGAATGTGGaacattttgaaaaattatgacataaCTAAATTATGTAGCAagaacataattttttttaggaTGAAAATATAATGATGGAGAAATCCAAAAGAAATAATTAGGATAACTCAATCGTACACAAATAAATTTGCGCTGGATATGTGCAAAATGCAATGGACCGAACTGGGAGATAGACATAGAAATCAACAGCCGATTTGAAGAATTTGGCTCTGGTGGGCCCAGTAAATCAAAACACAAGGGAGAGGGGATCGAATGATCCAATCCCCTCGGTCTCACAACCCCCGACCGATCAAACCCTAGCGCCCGCCGATTCCAACCAAACAAGCAGCATGGCTGCGACGCCGCTGCCGCTGTTTGACGAGCTCCTCGAGGAGGTCCTCCTCCGCATCTCACCGGACAACCCCGCCAGCCTCCTCCACGCGGCGCTCGTCTGCAAGCGGTGGGGCCGCCTCGTCTCCGGTCGCGGCTTCCGCCGCCGGTTCAGGGACTTCCACCGCACGGCCCCCATGCTGGGCGCCATCGTCAACATCGACGGCTTCGTCCCCACGTCCTCCTTCCGGTGCCAGGTCCCCGCCAAGCCCCGCACAGAATGTATGGTGCTCGACGCCTGCCACGGCCGCGTCCTCTTCCACAACGTACTCCATTGGACCGACGAGACATGGGATCCAACCCTCTACGTCTGGGACCCCATCACCGACAAGAAGCTGGAGCTGCCCAGGCTGCCGCGGGTGCCGGATCCGTATGAGTCGTCCAGGAACTTCGCGGTGCTATGTGCCGCCACCGGCTGTAA
This portion of the Panicum virgatum strain AP13 chromosome 2N, P.virgatum_v5, whole genome shotgun sequence genome encodes:
- the LOC120659081 gene encoding uncharacterized protein LOC120659081, coding for MAATPLPLFDELLEEVLLRISPDNPASLLHAALVCKRWGRLVSGRGFRRRFRDFHRTAPMLGAIVNIDGFVPTSSFRCQVPAKPRTECMVLDACHGRVLFHNVLHWTDETWDPTLYVWDPITDKKLELPRLPRVPDPYESSRNFAVLCAATGCNHLDCSHGPFLVVVVVVGRSRRETIVQGVI